CGACATCGCCAAAGCGCTTGAAACCGGCCAGCCTGTGCCGCATGTGGATGTTGCGCCACCGACAGCAAGCTAGGAGGCAATAATTTATGAGCATCCAAAGGCTTGAAATCGAAGGTTTTCGTTCGCTCCAAAGCGTAACTTGGGAACCTGGCCCTCTCAATGTGTTGATCGGCGTCAATGGTTCAGGTAAATCCAATTTGCTACGCGCCCTGCAACTATTGAAGAGCGCCGCCGATGGCAAACTCTCAGAAAGTGTTCGCGCTGCTGGAGGAATGGTGCCGTTATTGTGGGACGGGCAGGTCAATGCAATAAAGTTCAGTTTGCAACTCACGTCCCCTGCCGCCACTTATGAACTCGTCGCAAATCGTTTGGGGCAAAGCGGAGCCTTCTACATCGAAAGTGAATTCCTAATAGCAAATGGCGACCCTGCTCAAAAAGTCCTGGAACGCACAAGAACGCGAGCTGCTGTTTTAAATGCCCAGCAAGTTAAGCTAGAACTTAATGCTGAAGCATTTGATGAAGATGAGCCTCTAATCGCATTCAGACCGGTTTCGGAACTGAATCAACCCTTTTCAAGACTCCAAAGGGCAATAGCAAACTTTTACATTTACCATGATGTGCGCGTGGATAGCGACTCGGAAATGCGACGTGCTACCGTCTCACGCCGCGATTTGCGCGTTGACCCGGACGGAAGCAATCTAATCTCAGTTTTGCACACGCTTTACACAAACGACCGGTACTTCAAAGATGAATTAAACGCGGCAATGAAAGCCGCCTTCGGTGATGAGTTTGAGGAGTTAGTCTTCCCGCCCGCTGAGGATGGTCGTATCCAACTCCGTTTACGCTGGCGTTCTCTGCGCCGTGAGCAATCGGCCAGCGACCTCTCGGATGGCACACTGCGCTTTCTATTTTTACTCACTGTATTGGCCGGATCGGCCGGTTCGGACCCGCCGTCGCTCATTGCCATAGACGAGCCGGAAACCGGCCTGCACCCCAGCATGTTGCCGCTCATCGCCGAATACGCAACCGACGCGGCCCGTTACACGCAAGTGATCTTCACTACTCACTCGCCGCAATTTCTAAATGGATTCAAAGGGCGAGCCGATATTACAACAATAGTAGAGTCGATTGAAGGCAAATCTCGTTTGCGACGATTGCCCGAAGCCGAGCTAAGTCGCTGGCTAGAACATTTTCAATTGGGCGATTTGATGTTGTCGGGAGAACTAGAGAGTATCGAATGAAAATCGTACTTCTCGTAGAAGGATGGACAGAGAAAGAACTGCCGCCATTTCTCAAGCGCTGGCTTGATCCCCAATTGCCACAACCCATTCGCATCCAGCCTGTGCGTTTTGAAGGCAACGCCCATTATTTGGATAACGTCGCCAACAAAACTCGGTTCCACTTATCCAACGATGATACCATCGCCGTTTTTGGATTGCTCGACCTCTATGGCTTGAAGCTCGACTATTCCAAACATGCTGACCGCGATCAAAAGATTGCCCACGCCCGCGCCGAGATAGTGAAACGTATTCCTGAAGCAGATCGCTCACGTTTCCGCCAACACTTTGCCGTGCATGAAACAGAGGCTTGGCTATTAAGCGATCCCCGTTTGTTCCCAGCCCTCAAGCTCTCCGCAAACTCTGCCCGCCCCGAAGATGTAAATTTCGATGAACCTCCATCCAAATTGCTAGATCGCCTCTTCAGCCAAAGTCGAGACGGGCGAGGCTACAAGAAAACGACTATGGCCCGTACGTTGTTGCCCAAACTTGATCCGGTTCTCGTCTATCAAAAGTGCCCCAACTTCAAATTGATGATGGACGAGATGCTGATGTTAGTCAAGAAAGCACTCGGCAATCAGTCCAGTTCTTAAAGAGAAAGGTAAACCCATGTCCCGTAAAGACTCCATCCACCAAAGAATTACTGCCGACCACGCCGCCAGCATGTCAATCTTCAACAGCTTCACCGCCGAGCAGTGGGAAATGCCCGCGCCGTCCGACGAGGGCGCGCAGTGGAAGGCCCGCGACGTGCTGGCCCACCTCGCCGTCTCCGAAGGCGGCCAACTCGGCCAGATCGAGCGTTGCCTCAAAGGCGAAGCCCCCGTGCCCGACGACTTTGACCTCAACCGTTTCAATCGCCGCTCTGTGCAAAAACAGGCCGAAAAGTCAGTGGCCGACTTTCTAAATATGATCGAAACCGGCCACGCCCAGGTGCTGGCAACGCTTGATACCGTCGCCGACGCCGACTTCGACAAAAGCGGCAGGCACGCCCGCGGCGACGTGATCACCATTGAGCAATTCTTCATCCGCACCACCGAGCACCGGGTTCAGCACGCCGAAGAACTGAAGCGAGCTTTATCAGGTTAGCCTGCGTATTGCGTAGTGCGTATAGCGTAATGGCTCTACGGAATACGGAATATGCACTACGCCCTACTTTACCAACCGACTGCCTCTTATGCCACCCATCCACGACGTTGTAGTCAAAAAACTCGCTACCCACTCTGACGACCGGGGCTACTTCCGCGAAATTTTGCGCGAAGACGACAACCTGCTCCGTCACTTCGGCCAGACCTCCATTACCAAAACTTACCCCGGCGTGATCAAAGCCTTCCACTGGCACAACCACCAGGACGACATTTGGTACGTCGCCAGCGGCATGGCCCGTGTGGTGCTCCACGACCGGCGCGAAGGCTCGCCCACCAAAGGCGTGACTCAGGTGGTTTACGCGGGCGAGGACAACCCGGTCATCATCCTGATCCCGATCGGCATCGCCCACGGCTACCAGGTGTTGGGCAACCAGCCCGTCATCCTGTTCTACCACGTCACCAAAGCCTACGACCCCAAGAACCCGGATGAAGAACGCATCCCGTGGGACGATCCAGAGATCGGCTTCGACTGGTCTATCCAGAATCGCTAATCTCCCATTCTCTAATTCTCTGATTCTCAGAGAATTAGAGAATGGGAGAATTGGAGAATTCCGCATGGCTGAGTTCTTCAACGTCCTGCCACCCGCTCTCGCGCTGGCCGAGTTGTTCAAGCATCTGCCTGCCAGCGTCCACCCTGAAAGTATCCTCACGGTTGACGCGCTCGACCGCGTCACGGCCGAGCCGGTTCGCTCGCCCGCCGCGCTCCCGGCCTTCCCGCGCTCGACGATGGACGGTTACGCCGTCCGCGCCCAAGATACTTTTGGCGCGTCCGCAACTTTGCCTGCTTCCGGGGCAACCGTCATCGAGGCGGGGAGACGTTTGAGGCCGCAAGACCTGGGTGGCTTGATGGCATTAGGCATCACGTCAGTGATGGTCGCCCGTCGTCCAACGTTCGCCATCCTTGCCACCGGCGATGAAGTCGTGCCGCCAGAGTCTCACGCAGGGCCAGGCCAGATTCGGGACATCAACTCGTATTCAGTGGGCGGCCTGGTTCAACGGGCTGGCGGCCTCCCCGTCCGTTACGGCATCGCCCCCGATAACTTCAATACACTAATAACCACTTCCACAAAAGCTTTGAGCGAATGCGATGGTCTGATTTTGTCGGCAGGCAGTTCGGTGAGCGTGCGCGACATGACCGGCGACGTGATCAACCGACTGGGCAAGCCGGGCGTGCTGGTGCACGGGGTGGCGGTGAAACCGGGCAAGCCGACCCTGCTGGCGGTGTGTGACGGCAAACCCGTCTTTGGCCTGCCGGGCAATCCGGTGAGCGCCCTGGTCATCGCCGAGTTGTTTGTCAAGCCAACGATTGAGCGCATGTTGGGTTTGCGCGAAAGCCTGACGCGGCGCGTGCGAGCCAAACTCACGCGCAACATTGCCTCCGAGGCCGGACGCGAAGATTACGTGCCCGCCCGCCTCGTCGAGCGCGACGGCGAAATGCTGGCCGAGCCGGTCTTCGGCAAGTCGAACCTGATCTTCACCCTCATCCGCGCCGACGGCATCATCCACATTCCGCTCAACGCGAACGGGGTGAGCGAGGGCGAGATGGTGGAGGTGAGGTTGTTTTAGTAGCGCGAGTTGCCAACTCGCTCCACGTTTTCACGCCAGTGCATGCTTATTCAAATCTACGCCTTCACGAACATTGAGCAGGCGCAAGCCGCCGCCGAACTTGGCGTGGATCACATTGGCTTTGTGGCCGGCAAGTACGGTCTGGTTCACGGCGAGTTGACGTTCGCCGAAGCGCGGCAACTGGCCGCCTCTCTGCCGCCGGGCACAAAGCGCGTGGCGCTGACGATGGCGACCGGCGTTGACGAAATTCGGCGCATGGCTGACGCCGTTCAGCCGGACATCGTTCACATTTCCACCGACGTTCACGAGGTGGGCGTGGAGGCGATGTCCCAACTGAGAAAGCAGTTGCCATCATCTGTCCAACTGATGAAGGCTGTGCCGGTTGAAGATGAATCCAGTATCGCCCTCGCCCACCAGTTTGCGCCAGTAAGCAACTGGTTTCTGCTCGACACCAAAGTGCGCGGCCTGCCCGGCGTGGGCGCAAGCGGCCGCGCGCACGACTGGCGCCTCAGCCGCCGCATCGCCGAAAGCGTCAGCGTTCCGGTCATTCTCGCCGGCGGCCTGTCAACAGAAAACGTAAGAGGGGCCATCGAGGCGGTTCAACCGTCGGGAGTCGATTCCAACACGGCCACCAACATGCCGGGTAGCCCGGTCGCAAAAGATATGGATCGCATCCGCGCCTTTGTCGCCGCCGTGAAGGGGACATGAGCGAAGCCATCGTGTTGGGCGACATCAACGTGGATGTGTTGATGCCGATCTCAACTTACCCCCGGCCCGGCGGCGACGCGCTATCCGGGCAGATGACGACGCAGGCAGGCGGCTCGGCGGCGAATACGGCCATTGCGCTGGCGAAGCTCGGTGTGGCCGCCAGCATGGTGGGGCGGCTGGGTGAGGACGTTTGGGGCAGTCTGGCACTGCGCGCCCTGACAGACTCTGGCGTGGAAGTCAGCGCGGTTCAACACGACGAGGCCGCCTCAACCGGGTTGTTCTTCATCCCCATCACGCCCGACGGCGAGCGCACCATGTTCGGCCATCGCGGCGCAAACGTCAACACCGAACCCTCCGCCATCAACCCAACAATTTTCAAAGGCGCGCGATTTCTACATCTGTCGGGCTATGCCCTGCTCGAGCCGCCTCAGCGCGAGGCGGCTCTACAGGCAATTGAACTGGCCGGGCAACATGGCCTCGCACTTTCACTCGACACCGGCCTCCTGCCGGCGCTGGCTCGAACAGACGAGATCGGCCAACTCCTGCCGCGCCTGTCAATTTGCGTGCTGGGCGTGGAGGAGGCGCGGGCGCTGGCAGTCGGCGACTCGCCCGCCGACCTGGCCCGGGCGCTCGTAGCGCGCGGCGTAAAGCTGGTGGGCCTCAAGCTGGGCGCGGAGGGTTGTTTGCTGGCCGACTCGTCGGGCTTGTTTAACGTGCCGTCGTTTTCAGTGAAGGCGGTAGACACAACCGGCGCGGGCGACGCCTTTAGCGCCGGATTGATCTACGGGCAGTTGCGTGGCCTGAGCCTGCCTGCCGCCGGCACGCTGGCGAACACGCTGGGCAGTTTAGCCGCCGCAACCTGGGGAGCCGGCCCGGCCCTACCAGGGCGCGAAGCCGTGAGGAAACGACTGGCTGCGGAGGCGGCAACTGCCGAGGATGAGCGAACGAGGTGGATCGAGGAAGTATTAGCGAAGGTTTGAGGTAGAGAGCCGGGCCGTCATCGGGCGACGAGACGTTGCCCCTACTTGTCGAACGTCACTGCCGCCGTCAGGCCCCAGCGGGCCAGCGGGTTGCCTTCGGTGAGAACGACTTTAACGGTGTAGGTGA
The window above is part of the Chloroflexota bacterium genome. Proteins encoded here:
- a CDS encoding molybdopterin molybdotransferase MoeA, giving the protein MAEFFNVLPPALALAELFKHLPASVHPESILTVDALDRVTAEPVRSPAALPAFPRSTMDGYAVRAQDTFGASATLPASGATVIEAGRRLRPQDLGGLMALGITSVMVARRPTFAILATGDEVVPPESHAGPGQIRDINSYSVGGLVQRAGGLPVRYGIAPDNFNTLITTSTKALSECDGLILSAGSSVSVRDMTGDVINRLGKPGVLVHGVAVKPGKPTLLAVCDGKPVFGLPGNPVSALVIAELFVKPTIERMLGLRESLTRRVRAKLTRNIASEAGREDYVPARLVERDGEMLAEPVFGKSNLIFTLIRADGIIHIPLNANGVSEGEMVEVRLF
- a CDS encoding dTDP-4-dehydrorhamnose 3,5-epimerase family protein — encoded protein: MPPIHDVVVKKLATHSDDRGYFREILREDDNLLRHFGQTSITKTYPGVIKAFHWHNHQDDIWYVASGMARVVLHDRREGSPTKGVTQVVYAGEDNPVIILIPIGIAHGYQVLGNQPVILFYHVTKAYDPKNPDEERIPWDDPEIGFDWSIQNR
- a CDS encoding DUF4276 family protein — its product is MKIVLLVEGWTEKELPPFLKRWLDPQLPQPIRIQPVRFEGNAHYLDNVANKTRFHLSNDDTIAVFGLLDLYGLKLDYSKHADRDQKIAHARAEIVKRIPEADRSRFRQHFAVHETEAWLLSDPRLFPALKLSANSARPEDVNFDEPPSKLLDRLFSQSRDGRGYKKTTMARTLLPKLDPVLVYQKCPNFKLMMDEMLMLVKKALGNQSSS
- a CDS encoding AAA family ATPase, with translation MSIQRLEIEGFRSLQSVTWEPGPLNVLIGVNGSGKSNLLRALQLLKSAADGKLSESVRAAGGMVPLLWDGQVNAIKFSLQLTSPAATYELVANRLGQSGAFYIESEFLIANGDPAQKVLERTRTRAAVLNAQQVKLELNAEAFDEDEPLIAFRPVSELNQPFSRLQRAIANFYIYHDVRVDSDSEMRRATVSRRDLRVDPDGSNLISVLHTLYTNDRYFKDELNAAMKAAFGDEFEELVFPPAEDGRIQLRLRWRSLRREQSASDLSDGTLRFLFLLTVLAGSAGSDPPSLIAIDEPETGLHPSMLPLIAEYATDAARYTQVIFTTHSPQFLNGFKGRADITTIVESIEGKSRLRRLPEAELSRWLEHFQLGDLMLSGELESIE
- a CDS encoding carbohydrate kinase family protein yields the protein MSEAIVLGDINVDVLMPISTYPRPGGDALSGQMTTQAGGSAANTAIALAKLGVAASMVGRLGEDVWGSLALRALTDSGVEVSAVQHDEAASTGLFFIPITPDGERTMFGHRGANVNTEPSAINPTIFKGARFLHLSGYALLEPPQREAALQAIELAGQHGLALSLDTGLLPALARTDEIGQLLPRLSICVLGVEEARALAVGDSPADLARALVARGVKLVGLKLGAEGCLLADSSGLFNVPSFSVKAVDTTGAGDAFSAGLIYGQLRGLSLPAAGTLANTLGSLAAATWGAGPALPGREAVRKRLAAEAATAEDERTRWIEEVLAKV
- a CDS encoding phosphoribosylanthranilate isomerase, encoding MLIQIYAFTNIEQAQAAAELGVDHIGFVAGKYGLVHGELTFAEARQLAASLPPGTKRVALTMATGVDEIRRMADAVQPDIVHISTDVHEVGVEAMSQLRKQLPSSVQLMKAVPVEDESSIALAHQFAPVSNWFLLDTKVRGLPGVGASGRAHDWRLSRRIAESVSVPVILAGGLSTENVRGAIEAVQPSGVDSNTATNMPGSPVAKDMDRIRAFVAAVKGT
- a CDS encoding DinB family protein gives rise to the protein MSRKDSIHQRITADHAASMSIFNSFTAEQWEMPAPSDEGAQWKARDVLAHLAVSEGGQLGQIERCLKGEAPVPDDFDLNRFNRRSVQKQAEKSVADFLNMIETGHAQVLATLDTVADADFDKSGRHARGDVITIEQFFIRTTEHRVQHAEELKRALSG